A genomic segment from uncultured Marinifilum sp. encodes:
- a CDS encoding acyl-CoA carboxylase subunit beta translates to MASQDKIKKLIDLRAEAKLGGGEKRISSQHKKGKYTARERIDMLLDEGSFEEFDMFVTHRCTNFGMEKTKFLGDGVVTGQGTIDGRLVFVFSQDFTVFGGSLSETFAQKICKVMDMAMKMGAPVIGLNDSGGARIQEGVTALAGYAEIFERNILASGVVPQISAIFGPCAGGAVYSPALTDFIMMTEEKSYMFVTGPKVVKTVTGEDISVEDLGGAKMHASKSGVSHFMLEDEEEGIMIIRKLLSYMPSNNLEEAPIVECNDPIDRMDDILNDIIPENPNMPYDMKDVIYSFADDAEFLEVHRHYAKNIIVGFTRMGGMSVGVVANQPNFLAGVLDIEASRKAARFIRFCDCFNIPILTLVDVPGFLPGSSQEFGGIITHGAKLMFAYGEATVPKVTITLRKSYGGAHDVMSCKQLRGDLNYAWPSAEIAVMGAKGAIEVLHGRKMAEMNDADKEKFISETEVEYNEAFANPYNAASYGYIDDVIEPRNTRFRVIRAFQSLQTKKQVNPPKKHSNIPL, encoded by the coding sequence ATGGCCAGTCAGGATAAGATTAAAAAATTAATTGATTTAAGAGCAGAGGCTAAGCTTGGGGGGGGTGAAAAAAGAATTTCATCTCAGCACAAGAAAGGCAAATACACGGCTCGAGAAAGAATTGATATGCTTCTTGATGAAGGAAGTTTCGAGGAATTTGATATGTTTGTTACACACCGTTGTACTAACTTTGGTATGGAAAAAACTAAATTTTTAGGCGATGGTGTTGTTACCGGTCAGGGGACAATAGACGGACGCTTGGTTTTTGTTTTTTCACAGGATTTTACCGTTTTTGGTGGTTCTTTATCTGAGACTTTTGCACAAAAGATATGCAAAGTTATGGATATGGCAATGAAAATGGGAGCTCCTGTTATTGGTTTAAACGATTCAGGTGGAGCTCGTATTCAGGAAGGCGTTACTGCTTTAGCAGGTTATGCTGAAATTTTCGAAAGAAATATTCTTGCTTCGGGAGTTGTTCCTCAAATTTCTGCAATCTTTGGTCCTTGTGCAGGTGGTGCCGTATATTCTCCGGCATTAACTGATTTTATCATGATGACAGAAGAGAAATCTTATATGTTTGTGACTGGTCCTAAGGTTGTTAAAACAGTAACAGGTGAGGACATCAGTGTTGAAGATTTAGGTGGGGCTAAAATGCATGCATCTAAATCTGGTGTTTCTCACTTTATGTTAGAAGACGAAGAAGAAGGTATTATGATTATTCGTAAGTTGCTGTCTTACATGCCTTCGAATAATTTGGAAGAAGCTCCAATTGTAGAGTGTAACGATCCAATAGATAGAATGGATGATATTTTGAATGATATCATTCCAGAAAATCCAAACATGCCTTACGATATGAAGGATGTTATCTATTCGTTTGCTGATGATGCAGAATTCCTTGAAGTTCATCGTCATTATGCTAAGAATATTATCGTAGGTTTTACCCGCATGGGAGGAATGTCTGTTGGTGTTGTTGCTAATCAGCCTAATTTCCTTGCTGGTGTTCTTGATATTGAAGCCTCTAGAAAAGCTGCCAGATTTATTCGTTTTTGCGACTGTTTTAACATTCCTATTTTAACTTTGGTTGATGTTCCTGGATTCCTTCCTGGATCAAGTCAGGAATTTGGAGGTATCATTACTCATGGAGCGAAATTAATGTTCGCTTATGGAGAAGCTACTGTACCAAAAGTAACTATTACTCTGAGAAAATCTTATGGTGGTGCTCATGATGTAATGTCTTGTAAGCAACTTCGTGGAGATTTAAATTATGCATGGCCTTCAGCAGAAATTGCTGTTATGGGAGCTAAAGGTGCAATTGAAGTACTTCATGGAAGAAAAATGGCTGAAATGAATGATGCAGATAAAGAGAAGTTTATTTCAGAAACTGAGGTTGAGTATAACGAGGCATTTGCAAATCCTTATAATGCTGCATCTTATGGTTATATCGATGATGTAATTGAGCCAAGAAATACACGTTTCAGAGTGATTCGCGCTTTCCAGTCTCTTCAGACTAAGAAGCAAGTGAATCCACCTAAGAAACATTCTAATATTCCATTGTAA
- a CDS encoding OadG family protein — protein MLMNILSIGSQGGWTVAIVGYSIVFLALVLLVIVFINLPKLLQLNLRKKLVKEGKPCAEADDLNIEGGVNAAIAMALHMHFDQNHDEESNVITIKKVTKNYSPWSSKIYGVMNQPR, from the coding sequence ATGTTAATGAATATTTTATCTATAGGAAGTCAAGGTGGATGGACAGTAGCAATCGTAGGTTATTCAATTGTATTTCTTGCATTGGTACTACTTGTTATTGTTTTTATCAACTTACCAAAACTTTTACAGCTTAATTTAAGAAAGAAGTTAGTAAAAGAGGGTAAACCTTGCGCCGAAGCTGATGATTTGAACATCGAAGGTGGTGTTAATGCGGCAATTGCTATGGCATTGCACATGCATTTCGACCAAAATCACGATGAGGAAAGTAATGTCATCACAATTAAAAAAGTTACTAAGAATTATTCTCCATGGAGTTCTAAGATTTATGGAGTAATGAATCAACCAAGATAA
- a CDS encoding biotin/lipoyl-containing protein → MKKFKFTIRGQQYDVEIKDFQGSNAKIEVNGTSYDVDVHVEEKASKTPRLVRKAVVNKPGEGKIQKGGAGATAVKAPLPGSIIKINIAVGDTINPGDTLLVMEAMKMENNVMAEKGGTVKAIKVAVGDSVLQDDVLVEIA, encoded by the coding sequence ATGAAGAAGTTCAAATTTACAATAAGAGGGCAGCAATATGATGTGGAAATCAAGGATTTTCAAGGATCGAATGCCAAAATTGAAGTGAACGGAACGAGTTATGATGTTGATGTGCATGTTGAAGAGAAAGCGTCTAAAACTCCACGATTAGTTCGTAAAGCCGTTGTTAATAAGCCAGGAGAAGGTAAAATTCAAAAAGGTGGAGCCGGAGCTACAGCTGTTAAGGCACCTCTTCCAGGTAGCATTATTAAAATTAACATTGCTGTTGGTGATACCATTAACCCTGGTGATACTCTATTGGTGATGGAGGCAATGAAGATGGAAAATAATGTTATGGCAGAAAAAGGAGGCACGGTTAAAGCTATTAAGGTGGCAGTTGGTGATAGTGTGCTTCAGGATGATGTGCTTGTAGAGATAGCATAA
- a CDS encoding sodium ion-translocating decarboxylase subunit beta, whose product MRKLYKLVFSMIFVLGLGFSSFAQNHTDAAAKLTTGKWINHTDGYVPNPIGVSNTTVKRYKTIEFKKDLSFTMDSVKQRFTGHWSVNGEELTMIFNPKEVTHLHKNIDPNSGSNAYLTSTETLDLGKRVAKLEGDVLNFGNPVLDCEHNSGAIVGLKNFYEFTGFANVTGGHLLMVLIGLVFIFLAIKYDYEPLLLIPIGTGIIIGNIPMFQAVDFNLKLGIYEPGSVMNILYSGVVNGWYPPLIFLGIGAMTDFSSLISNPRLMVLGAAAQIGIFATFLGALALGFAPPEAGAIGIIGGADGPTAIFLSSKLANGMNVMANGETVKNLIGPIAIAAYSYMALVPVIQPPIINLLTTKKERKIKMKPPRAVTRLEKIIFPIVGLLLTAYISPTALPLLGMLFFGNLLKESTVTNRLADTASNALINTITILLGVTVGASTQADVFLTKDSILIFVLGAASFIVATAGGLVFAKIMNWCSPKDRPINPMIGAAGVSAVPDSARVVQNMGLQNDPTNHLLMHAMAPNVSGVIGSAVGAGILLSFLM is encoded by the coding sequence ATGAGAAAACTATATAAATTGGTGTTTTCAATGATTTTTGTACTGGGGCTAGGCTTTAGCTCTTTTGCTCAGAATCATACAGATGCCGCAGCAAAACTAACAACAGGGAAATGGATTAATCATACCGATGGTTATGTTCCAAACCCTATTGGTGTGTCGAACACTACGGTTAAACGATACAAAACGATTGAGTTCAAAAAAGATTTATCTTTTACAATGGACTCGGTGAAGCAAAGATTTACAGGACATTGGTCGGTTAATGGTGAAGAACTGACTATGATTTTTAATCCTAAAGAAGTAACTCATTTACATAAAAATATTGATCCAAATTCTGGATCGAATGCATATCTTACAAGTACAGAAACTTTAGATCTTGGCAAGCGTGTTGCCAAATTAGAAGGAGATGTATTGAATTTTGGAAACCCTGTTCTTGATTGTGAGCACAATTCAGGAGCGATTGTAGGATTGAAGAATTTTTATGAATTTACCGGATTTGCAAACGTTACAGGAGGTCATTTGTTAATGGTTTTAATAGGTTTGGTGTTTATTTTCCTTGCCATTAAATATGATTACGAACCTCTATTGCTTATTCCGATTGGAACAGGTATAATTATTGGTAATATACCTATGTTTCAAGCTGTTGATTTTAATTTAAAATTAGGAATTTACGAACCTGGATCGGTAATGAATATACTTTATTCGGGAGTTGTAAATGGATGGTATCCACCATTAATATTCCTTGGAATTGGAGCTATGACCGACTTTTCATCTCTAATTAGTAATCCGAGATTGATGGTTCTTGGAGCAGCAGCTCAAATTGGTATTTTTGCGACCTTCCTTGGAGCTTTAGCATTAGGATTTGCTCCGCCAGAAGCTGGTGCGATTGGTATTATTGGTGGAGCCGATGGGCCAACTGCTATTTTCCTATCTTCGAAACTGGCAAATGGTATGAATGTAATGGCAAATGGCGAAACAGTAAAAAATCTAATTGGTCCAATTGCAATTGCGGCTTATTCTTATATGGCATTGGTTCCTGTTATACAGCCTCCAATTATTAACCTACTAACAACCAAAAAGGAAAGAAAAATTAAGATGAAGCCACCTAGAGCGGTTACTCGTCTTGAGAAAATAATTTTCCCAATTGTTGGATTATTGTTAACAGCATATATTTCTCCAACGGCTTTGCCATTATTAGGAATGTTATTCTTTGGTAACTTGCTAAAAGAATCAACGGTAACAAATCGTTTGGCTGATACCGCTAGTAATGCTTTGATTAATACAATTACTATTTTATTAGGTGTAACTGTTGGTGCATCAACACAAGCCGACGTATTTTTGACAAAAGACTCTATACTTATTTTTGTTTTAGGTGCCGCATCTTTTATTGTTGCAACTGCTGGGGGACTAGTTTTTGCTAAGATTATGAACTGGTGCTCTCCTAAAGATCGTCCTATTAACCCTATGATTGGCGCAGCTGGGGTATCTGCTGTTCCTGATAGTGCACGTGTTGTACAGAATATGGGATTACAAAATGATCCAACAAATCACTTGCTAATGCATGCAATGGCTCCTAATGTATCAGGAGTAATTGGATCTGCAGTTGGAGCAGGTATTTTATTGAGTTTCCTGATGTAG
- a CDS encoding aldolase/citrate lyase family protein, with translation MYPKVKIGVAGNFDSKMKGDCKVQIEICNSGGIDLELHSKVKAFFKNSIDDLVRNMASYFSIKHAIFKIWDNGALEYVLAARIEAALKQVIPTNKEYLLDCISRTDIVSDRDRFRLSRLYLPGNIPYMMINAGLHKPNAIILDLEDAVAPEKKHEARFVVRNALRTQNFYGAERMVRINQGDLGLEDLNFIVPHLVQLILIPKCESRNEIVKIETKIRQLKEQNNINNDIFLMPIIESALGVENAFEIASASSSIVAMAIGLEDFTANLGVQRTYKGEESLYARTRIVNACSAANIQAIDSVFSDVEDMVALAENVRISKALGFKGMGCIHPRQIKVIHENFAPNNDEISKAKKIVNAYYKAEEKGLSLVSLGSKMIDPPVVKRQLKILELAIRLGIVLKNWREAYDC, from the coding sequence ATGTATCCAAAAGTAAAAATTGGAGTGGCCGGGAATTTCGATTCCAAAATGAAAGGAGACTGTAAAGTCCAAATAGAAATTTGTAATTCAGGAGGAATCGATCTCGAACTTCATTCTAAAGTAAAAGCATTTTTTAAGAATTCGATTGATGATTTAGTTAGAAATATGGCCAGCTATTTTTCTATTAAGCATGCCATATTTAAAATTTGGGATAATGGGGCATTGGAATATGTTCTTGCCGCAAGAATTGAAGCTGCACTTAAACAGGTAATTCCTACCAATAAAGAGTACTTATTAGATTGTATTTCTCGAACAGATATTGTAAGCGATAGGGATCGCTTTAGATTATCCAGACTTTACTTACCAGGAAATATTCCTTATATGATGATTAACGCAGGTTTACATAAACCAAATGCGATTATATTAGACTTAGAAGATGCCGTAGCCCCTGAAAAAAAGCATGAAGCTCGTTTTGTAGTAAGAAATGCATTGCGGACACAGAATTTTTATGGGGCTGAACGAATGGTTAGAATTAATCAGGGTGATTTAGGTTTGGAAGATTTAAATTTTATTGTTCCTCATTTAGTTCAGCTTATCCTTATTCCAAAATGTGAAAGCCGAAATGAAATTGTTAAAATAGAAACAAAAATCAGACAATTAAAAGAACAGAATAATATCAATAATGATATTTTTTTAATGCCAATTATTGAAAGTGCTTTAGGAGTTGAGAATGCATTCGAAATAGCAAGCGCTTCTAGTAGTATTGTTGCAATGGCAATAGGCTTAGAAGATTTTACTGCCAATTTAGGGGTGCAAAGAACCTATAAAGGAGAGGAGTCGCTTTATGCCAGAACACGAATAGTAAATGCATGTAGTGCTGCTAATATCCAAGCAATCGATTCTGTTTTTTCTGATGTTGAAGATATGGTAGCTTTAGCCGAGAATGTAAGAATTTCAAAAGCTTTAGGATTTAAAGGTATGGGATGTATTCATCCGAGACAAATAAAGGTAATACACGAAAATTTTGCTCCAAATAATGATGAAATATCTAAGGCTAAGAAAATAGTTAATGCTTATTACAAAGCTGAAGAAAAAGGATTAAGTCTTGTTTCTTTGGGAAGTAAAATGATCGATCCTCCAGTTGTAAAACGTCAGCTTAAAATACTGGAATTGGCTATTCGATTGGGAATTGTATTAAAAAATTGGAGGGAAGCTTATGACTGCTAA
- the citF gene encoding citrate lyase subunit alpha: MTAKMLLNAAGRLVPVEINGEKAIPYMGVGKYKPEGIKFNTKIVSNKDFPLDGNKQVKTLKEALINAGLRDGITISTHHHFRNGDLIANQVFDIAHELGIKNLIWFPSASFPCHEHLIKYLEDGTILGIEGSMNGPLGKFCSEGKMKRTAVLRSHGGRYQAIQDGEVKIDIAVIGASCSDSFGNANGLEGSSASGLLGFALADSQYAHKVIVVTDNMIPFPCIPWQIQGNFVDYTVEMEQIGIPEKIISGTTKITKSPDRLYIADLTAKFCDQVGLIKNGFSFQAGAGGTSLAIGNYFAQIMKEKGIKARFARGGSNKYLVKMLEDGLVDYILDGQTFDLDGVRSMRENLNHVWTSPFTSYNYHGKGNFAGMIDVVILGATEVDLDFNANVVTHSDGYLLHGIGGWQNCLFGKTVILPIPLFRNRIPIIRDKVTTLCGPGELIDVVVTERGIAINPLRKDLLEKLKNSDLPIKTLKELKAEAETICGVPEKIETTSNIIAVIKWVDGTIIDAVYQVSTE, translated from the coding sequence ATGACTGCTAAAATGTTATTAAATGCCGCGGGTAGATTAGTTCCAGTAGAAATAAATGGTGAAAAAGCTATTCCTTATATGGGGGTTGGAAAATACAAGCCCGAAGGAATAAAATTTAATACTAAAATAGTATCGAATAAAGATTTTCCTTTGGATGGAAATAAGCAGGTAAAAACATTAAAAGAGGCCTTAATTAATGCAGGTTTAAGAGATGGAATTACTATTTCAACACATCATCATTTTCGTAATGGCGATTTAATTGCGAATCAGGTTTTTGATATTGCTCACGAACTAGGAATTAAAAATTTAATCTGGTTTCCGTCTGCTTCTTTTCCATGTCACGAACATTTAATTAAATATTTAGAAGATGGCACTATTTTAGGAATTGAAGGTAGTATGAATGGTCCGTTAGGAAAGTTTTGCTCCGAAGGTAAAATGAAACGAACTGCGGTTTTGCGTTCTCATGGTGGAAGATATCAGGCCATACAGGACGGAGAAGTGAAGATTGATATTGCAGTTATTGGCGCTTCGTGTTCCGATTCTTTTGGTAATGCTAATGGATTAGAAGGATCGTCTGCTTCTGGTTTATTGGGGTTTGCCTTAGCCGATTCGCAATATGCCCATAAGGTTATCGTTGTTACCGATAATATGATTCCTTTCCCTTGTATTCCTTGGCAAATACAAGGAAATTTTGTTGATTATACAGTTGAAATGGAGCAAATTGGTATTCCAGAGAAAATTATTTCTGGTACAACAAAAATTACGAAGAGTCCCGATCGATTATATATAGCAGATTTAACGGCTAAGTTTTGTGATCAGGTAGGTTTAATTAAAAATGGATTTTCTTTTCAGGCAGGAGCAGGCGGAACCTCATTGGCTATTGGTAATTATTTTGCCCAAATAATGAAAGAGAAAGGTATTAAAGCTCGCTTTGCAAGAGGGGGAAGTAATAAATACCTTGTAAAGATGTTGGAAGATGGTCTTGTAGATTATATTCTGGATGGTCAAACTTTCGATTTGGATGGGGTCAGATCCATGAGAGAGAATTTAAATCATGTGTGGACCAGTCCCTTTACCAGTTATAATTATCATGGCAAAGGAAATTTTGCTGGGATGATTGATGTGGTAATATTGGGTGCTACCGAGGTGGACCTAGATTTTAATGCCAATGTTGTAACTCACTCCGACGGATATCTTTTACACGGAATTGGTGGTTGGCAAAATTGTTTGTTTGGGAAAACGGTTATTTTGCCTATTCCTCTGTTTCGAAACCGTATTCCGATAATTCGTGATAAAGTAACCACATTGTGTGGCCCTGGTGAATTAATTGATGTTGTTGTTACAGAGCGGGGAATTGCTATAAATCCCTTGCGTAAAGATTTATTAGAGAAATTAAAGAATAGCGACTTACCAATAAAAACATTAAAAGAGCTTAAAGCTGAAGCCGAAACCATTTGTGGTGTACCAGAAAAGATAGAAACTACTTCAAATATAATTGCAGTAATAAAATGGGTCGATGGGACTATTATAGATGCTGTATATCAGGTTTCTACTGAATAA
- a CDS encoding (2Fe-2S)-binding protein translates to MRDIVCNCQMVDRNTINKAIHEKNATSIEEIRRYTGANTGCGKCMPYINSILDSEVPKVVQKEKSKSKFKLW, encoded by the coding sequence ATGAGAGATATAGTTTGCAACTGCCAAATGGTTGACAGAAATACCATAAATAAAGCAATTCACGAAAAAAATGCAACAAGCATTGAAGAGATTCGAAGATATACTGGAGCTAACACTGGCTGTGGAAAATGCATGCCCTATATAAATAGTATATTAGACTCTGAAGTCCCAAAAGTTGTACAAAAAGAAAAATCGAAAAGCAAATTTAAATTGTGGTAA
- a CDS encoding HD domain-containing protein — protein sequence MNQEIYENIKSWFGEYTESISSESEEIQMNLDLKKNHSYNTAEIIEDLAKTIDLSESDILIAKTAALLHDIGRFEQLVNFETFSDTEQANHINLGISTLESNSVLDCLNEETKEIILECIRLHHITELPKTIDENKLVFVQLLRDADRIDILNIVSKYYSDCKTGDNKRLEMELADKPDISKKVFKRIIDEKTADYKDVLTLNDLKLQQMSWIYDFKLKQSFRIVSKNTYLKRIFDTLPKKDSVIDMYRQMKIYLENNL from the coding sequence GTGAATCAGGAAATTTACGAAAACATAAAGTCATGGTTCGGTGAATACACCGAAAGCATATCGAGTGAGTCTGAAGAAATTCAGATGAATTTAGATCTTAAAAAGAATCATTCATATAATACTGCTGAGATAATTGAAGATCTTGCAAAAACGATTGATTTATCTGAATCTGACATTCTAATTGCTAAAACAGCTGCCCTACTACATGATATTGGTCGATTCGAACAATTAGTAAATTTTGAAACTTTTTCGGATACTGAGCAAGCTAACCATATTAATTTAGGTATTAGTACTCTTGAGTCGAATTCTGTATTGGATTGTCTGAATGAAGAAACGAAAGAAATAATTCTTGAGTGTATTCGTCTGCATCACATAACAGAACTACCTAAAACTATCGATGAAAATAAATTGGTATTTGTACAGCTTTTAAGAGATGCCGACAGAATAGATATTTTAAATATCGTTTCGAAGTATTATTCTGACTGTAAAACAGGAGACAATAAAAGGCTTGAAATGGAACTTGCTGATAAACCTGATATTTCGAAAAAAGTTTTCAAAAGAATTATTGATGAAAAAACAGCCGACTATAAGGATGTTTTAACATTAAACGATTTAAAGCTTCAGCAAATGTCGTGGATATACGATTTTAAGCTAAAACAAAGTTTTCGAATTGTTAGTAAAAACACTTACTTAAAACGAATTTTTGATACGCTTCCAAAAAAAGATTCGGTTATTGACATGTATCGCCAAATGAAAATCTATCTGGAAAATAACTTATAA
- a CDS encoding aminoacyl-histidine dipeptidase, which translates to MRKTLNTLQPSEVWKHFEDICQIPRPSKKEDKIIEFLIDFGKSLNLETKRDEIGNVLIKKPATAGKENLKTVVLQSHMDMVCEKNKDTEHNFDTDPIIPWIDNAWVKAKGTTLGADDGIGMAAEMALLSSTNIEHGPIECLFTVDEETGLSGAFALQPGFFDGSILLNLDSEDEGELFIGCAGGIDTLASMEYNKEQVPEGHFGIKIEVNGLQGGHSGDEINKGRGNSNKILNRFLWQINKKYDVRLNKFDGGNLRNAIPREASAIITIPSKFKENVRVDFNIYAAEMEHIWEINEPKLKLHLESTDVPEFVIDKTTSDKLMDAIYACPHGVFSMSSRMPGMVETSTNLASVKFKENNKIIITTSQRSDEDSEKYNIAQMVASTLSLAGAKIEHTDGYPGWAPNPDSEILTTAVNSYKKLFGNEPIVRSIHAGLECGLFLEKYPNMDMISFGPTLRDVHSPDERINIETVDKFWKHLVDILQNIPTV; encoded by the coding sequence ATGAGAAAAACACTAAATACTTTACAACCTTCAGAAGTTTGGAAACATTTTGAGGATATTTGTCAAATACCAAGACCCTCGAAAAAAGAAGATAAAATAATTGAATTTTTAATTGATTTTGGAAAGAGCCTTAATCTAGAGACCAAAAGAGATGAAATTGGTAATGTATTAATTAAAAAACCTGCTACTGCTGGAAAAGAGAATCTAAAAACTGTAGTTCTTCAATCTCACATGGATATGGTATGTGAGAAAAATAAAGATACAGAACACAATTTTGATACAGATCCTATTATTCCATGGATTGATAATGCTTGGGTTAAGGCTAAAGGAACTACTCTTGGTGCTGATGATGGTATTGGAATGGCTGCTGAAATGGCATTACTTAGCTCTACAAATATCGAACATGGCCCAATTGAGTGTCTTTTTACTGTTGATGAAGAAACAGGCTTGTCTGGCGCATTTGCTCTTCAACCAGGCTTTTTTGATGGAAGTATTCTTTTAAATCTCGATTCGGAAGATGAAGGAGAGTTATTTATTGGTTGTGCTGGAGGAATAGATACTTTGGCTAGCATGGAATACAATAAAGAACAAGTTCCAGAAGGACATTTTGGTATAAAAATAGAAGTTAACGGATTACAAGGAGGTCATTCTGGAGATGAAATAAATAAAGGAAGAGGAAACTCAAATAAAATTCTGAATAGATTCTTGTGGCAAATAAATAAAAAGTACGATGTTAGATTAAACAAGTTTGATGGAGGTAACCTTAGAAATGCAATTCCCCGAGAAGCAAGTGCAATTATTACCATCCCATCTAAATTTAAAGAAAATGTACGTGTCGATTTTAACATCTATGCTGCAGAAATGGAGCATATCTGGGAAATTAATGAGCCAAAACTAAAATTACATCTCGAATCCACTGATGTTCCTGAGTTTGTAATTGATAAGACAACATCAGATAAGTTAATGGATGCAATTTATGCCTGTCCTCATGGAGTATTTTCTATGAGCTCAAGAATGCCTGGCATGGTTGAAACTTCTACTAATTTGGCCTCTGTTAAATTTAAGGAGAATAATAAAATTATTATTACAACATCACAAAGAAGCGACGAAGACAGCGAAAAGTATAATATTGCACAAATGGTTGCTAGCACATTATCACTGGCAGGTGCAAAAATAGAACATACCGACGGTTATCCAGGATGGGCACCTAATCCTGATTCTGAAATTCTAACTACTGCCGTAAATTCTTATAAAAAGCTATTTGGAAATGAACCAATTGTTAGATCAATACATGCTGGTTTAGAATGTGGCTTATTTCTTGAAAAATATCCTAATATGGATATGATATCATTCGGTCCAACCTTAAGAGATGTTCATTCACCCGACGAAAGAATAAATATTGAAACAGTTGATAAATTCTGGAAACACCTTGTTGATATTCTTCAGAATATACCTACTGTCTAA